The following coding sequences are from one Pyxidicoccus xibeiensis window:
- a CDS encoding N-acetylmuramoyl-L-alanine amidase-like domain-containing protein, translating to MKAAVLAAALLSQAPSAPKPPSPASQPPVTEGDARPGAEAVLESPAASAQAATSTPTHPNGWVGLSAEQRAALVAESADAPLPDRLLRMSERFINTPYVLSPLGEGGGVDPDPTFRLDAVDCLTFVEQSLALGLARSEADVGPLLDTLRYASTPSYEDRNHLMEAQWLPNNIRKGFLADVTRRYGGEDAVPVTKTLTPLTWQSRSSAALGLPKERRPVGTYTLNMLPLERVMAHARAIPSGTILVVLREDLPLKATRVTHLGFVVQRKKRTFLRHASRGGYNRVVDEDLETFLARNARYAKWKVTGVSLFEVRRPDSDSTGAVVRSP from the coding sequence CCGGTGACGGAGGGGGACGCCCGTCCCGGCGCCGAGGCCGTGCTCGAGTCCCCCGCCGCGTCCGCGCAGGCCGCCACCTCCACCCCCACGCACCCCAACGGCTGGGTGGGCCTGTCCGCGGAGCAGCGCGCCGCGCTGGTGGCCGAGTCCGCCGACGCCCCCCTTCCGGACCGCCTGCTGCGGATGAGCGAGCGCTTCATCAACACGCCCTACGTGCTGTCCCCGCTGGGCGAGGGCGGCGGCGTGGACCCCGACCCGACCTTCCGGCTGGACGCGGTGGACTGCCTCACCTTCGTGGAGCAGTCCCTGGCGCTGGGGCTGGCGCGCTCCGAGGCGGACGTGGGGCCGCTGCTGGACACCCTCCGCTACGCCAGCACGCCCTCCTACGAGGACCGCAACCACCTCATGGAGGCGCAGTGGCTGCCCAACAACATCCGCAAGGGCTTCCTGGCCGACGTCACGCGCCGCTACGGCGGTGAGGACGCGGTGCCCGTCACCAAGACGCTCACCCCGCTCACCTGGCAGTCGCGCTCCTCGGCGGCGCTGGGGCTCCCGAAGGAGCGGCGGCCGGTGGGCACGTACACGCTGAACATGCTCCCGCTGGAGCGGGTGATGGCGCACGCGCGCGCCATCCCCTCCGGCACCATCCTCGTGGTGCTGCGCGAGGACCTGCCGCTGAAGGCCACCCGGGTGACGCACCTGGGCTTCGTGGTGCAGCGCAAGAAGCGCACGTTCCTCCGCCACGCCTCGCGCGGCGGCTACAACCGCGTGGTGGACGAGGACCTGGAGACGTTCCTCGCCCGCAACGCGCGCTATGCGAAGTGGAAGGTGACCGGCGTCAGCCTCTTCGAGGTGCGCCGGCCGGACTCCGATAGCACCGGCGCGGTGGTGCGCTCGCCCTGA